A single region of the Raphanus sativus cultivar WK10039 chromosome 1, ASM80110v3, whole genome shotgun sequence genome encodes:
- the LOC108810430 gene encoding cysteine-tryptophan domain-containing zinc finger protein 7 isoform X1 yields MISMSNNSSTRREIGLGFGGGIEEEMMMEDSDFEEDSIHSYVSCVDPDLALSYIDDKLQNVLGHFQKDFEGGVSAENLGAKYGGYGSFLSMYQRSPLCKSPPPQVQHQVVSGSKCSASSAVPQVSVSGSTSKAPASDVLAKLKNFVKSSNIGTPDSKQKPVTKPSSSSAPLNHKTLKLRIKVGSSDNSSPKQCLNMPPSTSRVNCLSEFEERLLNGIHDSPTKILRAMVSFPLHKDQLLSPLSDDLIQLGKKGKIMADAGYVSLYKSDSKSKQDKLKEADKQSCEELVSKTLKLPLLSCLSPSYIHPAKEIDKLSDSYAEHVEDSSRGTNNKDLNAPLMGSKPELENNVVAFPERSVKGTESVNTRKDVYLTEGETPNSLVKVSKNETRNGDQILKSKLPEAHKSQKGSSRTSLRGKDTAVNIIDTTVVDKFQEDTGGSKDVCEGFFGNSGESKEQEQSSLVLKAKKESALKDSFDRVKNDVEACKHLRLVCEPDSKHPIKSSNLNEDQHNTKPSAKSEAKNHHSVEGGMENLGVVPERELSGTCKKQKTGKSRFSSVDQPGSNKLLDGVNKAMIAQASAHKVKDIAKASSHGGHEDRKRKQEEDKVSGDCLRLRETPVMESSGEKVRKKKRLKGSSCDGQELPFSNGSCDRDRGCSQENGRDSASHLPIRASSPSLICKDLGSEIIKTNVHEAKGSLVDSLAPSALNPRELKSGRNSEGDEHHDTDSTAGDTLKRCRDDCTAVEVKTKESRSKKRPTAKVSMESNKEGSREYQDPDTRLDTNSSHFSSPQNSDRLKTIRGKSNQLEVTAEKLKSKPAPPGGAGQVELMGRGTELSNTKEQMMRNDNHSVGSQNQKKNGSKHKDNVGSSPLKKESTSQTASNSIKEATDLKHMADRLKNVVSNHESTSVYFQAALKFLHGASILESSGTEHATHNSIARSNDIYGSTAKLCEFCAHEYEKNKDMGAAALAYKCMEVAYLRITYSSHGNINRYRSELQAVMQEIPSGESPSFASDGENPNQTLAAEKVALSNTVRSSPKVTGNHVLSSGNNSSLSQLLAFSQNVSFAMDASRKAQTAFAIANGKSSDTRYSSNGMTSIKRALDFDFQNMEKLLRVVRLAMESINM; encoded by the exons ATGATTTCGATGAGCAACAACAGCTCTACGAGAAGGGAAATAGGGTTAGGGTTTGGTGGTGGAATTGAGGAAGAAATGATGATGGAAGACAGCGACTTTGAGGAAGATAGCATTCATTCTTATGTTTCTTGCGTTGACCCTGATCTTGCCCTCTCTTATATT GATGACAAGCTTCAGAATGTATTGGGACATTTTCAGAAAGATTTTGAAGGTGGTGTCTCTGCTGAGAATTTGG GCGCAAAGTATGGTGGCTATGGTTCGTTTTTGTCTATGTATCAAAGATCTCCTCTTTGTAAGAGTCCACCACCACAAGTTCAACACCAAGTG GTGAGTGGATCTAAATGCTCAGCTTCATCGGCTGTACCTCAAGTATCAGTATCTGGCTCCACTTCTAAAGCTCCTGCTTCCGATGTTTTGGCCAAACTGAAAAATTTCGTCAAATCAAGTAATATAGGGACACCTGATAGCAAACAAAAACCTGTCACTAAACCTTCTTCTTCGTCTGCCCCATTGAATCATAAGACACTCAAACTCCGTATTAAAGTTGGTTCAAGTGACAACTCTTCACCTAAACAATGCCTCAATATGCCACCATCAACGTCTCGGGTGAATTGCCTGTCAGAATTTGAAGAACGGTTACTAAATGGGATTCATGATTCGCCGACCAAAATTCTTAgg GCTATGGTGTCGTTCCCTTTGCATAAAGATCAGCTTTTATCACCTCTCTCTGATGATCTTATTCAGTTGGGGAAGAAAGGAAAGATCATGGCAGATGCTGGATATGTTTCTCTCTACAAGTCAGACTCGAAAAGTAAACAGGATAAGTTGAAGGAGGCTGATAAACAGTCATGTGAGGAGCTGGTTTCTAAGACTCTGAAGCTTCCGCTTTTGTCCTGTCTATCACCGTCATATATCCACCCGGCAAAAGAGATTGATAAGTTATCAGATTCTTATGCGGAGCACGTTGAGGATTCATCAAGAGGAACAAACAACAAGGACCTAAATGCACCTTTGATGGGTTCAAAGCCTGAGCTGGAAAATAATGTAGTGGCTTTTCCAGAACGAAGTGTGAAGGGAACCGAAAGTGTTAACACAAGAAAAGACGTGTACCTGACAGAAGGTGAAACACCTAACTCGTTGGTTAAGGTTAGTAAGAATGAGACAAGGAACGGAGACCAAATTTTGAAGTCAAAACTGCCTGAAGCACACAAGTCCCAAAAAGGTTCAAGCAGGACTAGTTTGAGAGGCAAGGATACTGCTGTAAATATAATTGATACGACTGTAGTAGATAAGTTTCAAGAAGATACTGGAGGATCCAAAGATGTGTGTGAAGGATTCTTTGGTAATTCAGGAGAATcaaaagaacaagaacaaagTAGTTTGGTTCTTAAAGCTAAGAAGGAAAGTGCATTGAAGGATAGTTTCGACAGAGTTAAGAATGATGTAGAGGCATGTAAGCATCTTCGTTTGGTATGTGAACCAGATTCCAAACATCCTATCAAGTCGAGTAACTTGAATGAAGATCAGCACAACACTAAGCCGAGTGCTAAATCAGAAGCGAAGAATCATCATTCTGTTGAAG GAGGAATGGAGAATTTGGGAGTGGTACCTGAAAGGGAACTTTCTGGGACTTGTAAGAAACAAAAGACTGGAAAATCACGATTCTCTTCAGTAGATCAACCTGGATCCAACAAACTTCTGGACGGTGTAAATAAAGCTATGATTGCTCAAGCCTCAGCCCATAAAGTCAAGGATATTGCTAAAGCTTCCTCTCATGGTGGACATGAAGACAGAAAGAGGAAACAGGAGGAAGATAAAGTAAGTGGAGATTGTTTGAGACTTAGAGAAACTCCAGTAATGGAGTCAAGTGGAGAGAAAGTTAGAAAGAAAAAGAGGCTTAAGGGTTCAAGTTGTGATGGACAAGAGTTGCCTTTCAGTAATGGAAGTTGTGATAGGGACAGAGGATGTAGTCAGGAAAATGGTAGAGATAGTGCTTCTCATCTACCTATTAGGGCGTCGTCTCCAAGTTTAATATGCAAGGATTTGGGCTCTGAAATTATCAAAACGAATGTCCACGAAGCCAAAGGTTCGCTAGTTGACTCACTAGCGCCTTCAGCCTTAAACCCACGTGAGCTTAAATCAGGAAGAAACTCAGAGGGGGATGAACACCATGATACTGACTCTACTGCTGGTGATACGTTAAAAAGATGCCGAGATGATTGCACTGCAGTTgaagtaaaaacaaaagaaagtagAAGCAAGAAAAGACCTACTGCAAAAGTGTCTATGGAGAGTAATAAAGAAGGCTCAAGAGAATATCAAGATCCTGATACTAGGCTAGATACAAATAGTAGTCATTTTTCTTCTCCACAGAACTCTGATCGATTAAAAACTATTCGTGGGAAGAGCAACCAGTTGGAAGTGACCGCTGAGAAATTAAAGAGTAAACCAGCTCCACCAGGTGGCGCAGGTCAGGTTGAACTCATGGGCCGCGGTACTGAGTTATCAAATACAAAGGAACAGATGATGAGAAATGACAATCACAGTGTAGGTTCAcagaaccaaaagaaaaatggaagtaAGCATAAGGATAATGTTGGCTCAAGCCCTTTGAAAAAGGAATCCACGTCTCAGACTGCCTCCAACTCAATCAAAGAGGCTACAGATTTGAAACACATGGCTGATCGTCTTAAG AACGTTGTGTCCAATCACGAGAGCACTAGTGTTTACTTTCAGGCAGCCCTTAAATTTCTTCATGGTGCCTCCATTTTGGAGTCCTCTGGCACTGAGCATGCCACGCATAATAGCATCGCCAGATCCAATGATATTTATGGCAGCACAGCAAAACTTTGCGA GTTCTGTGCTCATGAatatgagaaaaataaagatatgGGAGCAGCTGCTCTTGCTTATAAATGTATGGAAGTAGCATATCTAAGGATAACTTATTCCTCCCATGGAAACATAAACAGATACCGATCTGAGTTACAAGCAGTTATGCAAGAGATTCCTTCAG GTGAATCTCCTTCCTTTGCTTCTGATGGTGAGAAtccaaaccagacattggcagCAGAGAAGGTTGCCTTGTCGAACACTGTGAGGTCATCTCCTAAAGTAACCGGAAATCATGTTCTCTCTTCAGGAAACAATTCCTCTCTTTCACAGCTTTTGGCATTT TCGCAAAACGTAAGCTTTGCTATGGATGCATCAAGAAAAGCACAGACCGCGTTTGCAATTGCTAACGGAAAATCGTCCGACACTCGATACAGTAGTAATGGCATGACATCCATCAAAAGGGCACTTGATTTCGATTTTCAGAACATGGAGAAATTGTTGCGTGTGGTGAGGCTTGCAATGGAATCCATAAACATGTGA
- the LOC108810430 gene encoding cysteine-tryptophan domain-containing zinc finger protein 7 isoform X3 produces the protein MFLALTLILPSLILMTSFRMYWDIFRKILKVVSLLRIWYGGYGSFLSMYQRSPLCKSPPPQVQHQVVSGSKCSASSAVPQVSVSGSTSKAPASDVLAKLKNFVKSSNIGTPDSKQKPVTKPSSSSAPLNHKTLKLRIKVGSSDNSSPKQCLNMPPSTSRVNCLSEFEERLLNGIHDSPTKILRAMVSFPLHKDQLLSPLSDDLIQLGKKGKIMADAGYVSLYKSDSKSKQDKLKEADKQSCEELVSKTLKLPLLSCLSPSYIHPAKEIDKLSDSYAEHVEDSSRGTNNKDLNAPLMGSKPELENNVVAFPERSVKGTESVNTRKDVYLTEGETPNSLVKVSKNETRNGDQILKSKLPEAHKSQKGSSRTSLRGKDTAVNIIDTTVVDKFQEDTGGSKDVCEGFFGNSGESKEQEQSSLVLKAKKESALKDSFDRVKNDVEACKHLRLVCEPDSKHPIKSSNLNEDQHNTKPSAKSEAKNHHSVEGGMENLGVVPERELSGTCKKQKTGKSRFSSVDQPGSNKLLDGVNKAMIAQASAHKVKDIAKASSHGGHEDRKRKQEEDKVSGDCLRLRETPVMESSGEKVRKKKRLKGSSCDGQELPFSNGSCDRDRGCSQENGRDSASHLPIRASSPSLICKDLGSEIIKTNVHEAKGSLVDSLAPSALNPRELKSGRNSEGDEHHDTDSTAGDTLKRCRDDCTAVEVKTKESRSKKRPTAKVSMESNKEGSREYQDPDTRLDTNSSHFSSPQNSDRLKTIRGKSNQLEVTAEKLKSKPAPPGGAGQVELMGRGTELSNTKEQMMRNDNHSVGSQNQKKNGSKHKDNVGSSPLKKESTSQTASNSIKEATDLKHMADRLKNVVSNHESTSVYFQAALKFLHGASILESSGTEHATHNSIARSNDIYGSTAKLCEFCAHEYEKNKDMGAAALAYKCMEVAYLRITYSSHGNINRYRSELQAVMQEIPSGESPSFASDGENPNQTLAAEKVALSNTVRSSPKVTGNHVLSSGNNSSLSQLLAFSQNVSFAMDASRKAQTAFAIANGKSSDTRYSSNGMTSIKRALDFDFQNMEKLLRVVRLAMESINM, from the exons ATGTTTCTTGCGTTGACCCTGATCTTGCCCTCTCTTATATT GATGACAAGCTTCAGAATGTATTGGGACATTTTCAGAAAGATTTTGAAGGTGGTGTCTCTGCTGAGAATTTGG TATGGTGGCTATGGTTCGTTTTTGTCTATGTATCAAAGATCTCCTCTTTGTAAGAGTCCACCACCACAAGTTCAACACCAAGTG GTGAGTGGATCTAAATGCTCAGCTTCATCGGCTGTACCTCAAGTATCAGTATCTGGCTCCACTTCTAAAGCTCCTGCTTCCGATGTTTTGGCCAAACTGAAAAATTTCGTCAAATCAAGTAATATAGGGACACCTGATAGCAAACAAAAACCTGTCACTAAACCTTCTTCTTCGTCTGCCCCATTGAATCATAAGACACTCAAACTCCGTATTAAAGTTGGTTCAAGTGACAACTCTTCACCTAAACAATGCCTCAATATGCCACCATCAACGTCTCGGGTGAATTGCCTGTCAGAATTTGAAGAACGGTTACTAAATGGGATTCATGATTCGCCGACCAAAATTCTTAgg GCTATGGTGTCGTTCCCTTTGCATAAAGATCAGCTTTTATCACCTCTCTCTGATGATCTTATTCAGTTGGGGAAGAAAGGAAAGATCATGGCAGATGCTGGATATGTTTCTCTCTACAAGTCAGACTCGAAAAGTAAACAGGATAAGTTGAAGGAGGCTGATAAACAGTCATGTGAGGAGCTGGTTTCTAAGACTCTGAAGCTTCCGCTTTTGTCCTGTCTATCACCGTCATATATCCACCCGGCAAAAGAGATTGATAAGTTATCAGATTCTTATGCGGAGCACGTTGAGGATTCATCAAGAGGAACAAACAACAAGGACCTAAATGCACCTTTGATGGGTTCAAAGCCTGAGCTGGAAAATAATGTAGTGGCTTTTCCAGAACGAAGTGTGAAGGGAACCGAAAGTGTTAACACAAGAAAAGACGTGTACCTGACAGAAGGTGAAACACCTAACTCGTTGGTTAAGGTTAGTAAGAATGAGACAAGGAACGGAGACCAAATTTTGAAGTCAAAACTGCCTGAAGCACACAAGTCCCAAAAAGGTTCAAGCAGGACTAGTTTGAGAGGCAAGGATACTGCTGTAAATATAATTGATACGACTGTAGTAGATAAGTTTCAAGAAGATACTGGAGGATCCAAAGATGTGTGTGAAGGATTCTTTGGTAATTCAGGAGAATcaaaagaacaagaacaaagTAGTTTGGTTCTTAAAGCTAAGAAGGAAAGTGCATTGAAGGATAGTTTCGACAGAGTTAAGAATGATGTAGAGGCATGTAAGCATCTTCGTTTGGTATGTGAACCAGATTCCAAACATCCTATCAAGTCGAGTAACTTGAATGAAGATCAGCACAACACTAAGCCGAGTGCTAAATCAGAAGCGAAGAATCATCATTCTGTTGAAG GAGGAATGGAGAATTTGGGAGTGGTACCTGAAAGGGAACTTTCTGGGACTTGTAAGAAACAAAAGACTGGAAAATCACGATTCTCTTCAGTAGATCAACCTGGATCCAACAAACTTCTGGACGGTGTAAATAAAGCTATGATTGCTCAAGCCTCAGCCCATAAAGTCAAGGATATTGCTAAAGCTTCCTCTCATGGTGGACATGAAGACAGAAAGAGGAAACAGGAGGAAGATAAAGTAAGTGGAGATTGTTTGAGACTTAGAGAAACTCCAGTAATGGAGTCAAGTGGAGAGAAAGTTAGAAAGAAAAAGAGGCTTAAGGGTTCAAGTTGTGATGGACAAGAGTTGCCTTTCAGTAATGGAAGTTGTGATAGGGACAGAGGATGTAGTCAGGAAAATGGTAGAGATAGTGCTTCTCATCTACCTATTAGGGCGTCGTCTCCAAGTTTAATATGCAAGGATTTGGGCTCTGAAATTATCAAAACGAATGTCCACGAAGCCAAAGGTTCGCTAGTTGACTCACTAGCGCCTTCAGCCTTAAACCCACGTGAGCTTAAATCAGGAAGAAACTCAGAGGGGGATGAACACCATGATACTGACTCTACTGCTGGTGATACGTTAAAAAGATGCCGAGATGATTGCACTGCAGTTgaagtaaaaacaaaagaaagtagAAGCAAGAAAAGACCTACTGCAAAAGTGTCTATGGAGAGTAATAAAGAAGGCTCAAGAGAATATCAAGATCCTGATACTAGGCTAGATACAAATAGTAGTCATTTTTCTTCTCCACAGAACTCTGATCGATTAAAAACTATTCGTGGGAAGAGCAACCAGTTGGAAGTGACCGCTGAGAAATTAAAGAGTAAACCAGCTCCACCAGGTGGCGCAGGTCAGGTTGAACTCATGGGCCGCGGTACTGAGTTATCAAATACAAAGGAACAGATGATGAGAAATGACAATCACAGTGTAGGTTCAcagaaccaaaagaaaaatggaagtaAGCATAAGGATAATGTTGGCTCAAGCCCTTTGAAAAAGGAATCCACGTCTCAGACTGCCTCCAACTCAATCAAAGAGGCTACAGATTTGAAACACATGGCTGATCGTCTTAAG AACGTTGTGTCCAATCACGAGAGCACTAGTGTTTACTTTCAGGCAGCCCTTAAATTTCTTCATGGTGCCTCCATTTTGGAGTCCTCTGGCACTGAGCATGCCACGCATAATAGCATCGCCAGATCCAATGATATTTATGGCAGCACAGCAAAACTTTGCGA GTTCTGTGCTCATGAatatgagaaaaataaagatatgGGAGCAGCTGCTCTTGCTTATAAATGTATGGAAGTAGCATATCTAAGGATAACTTATTCCTCCCATGGAAACATAAACAGATACCGATCTGAGTTACAAGCAGTTATGCAAGAGATTCCTTCAG GTGAATCTCCTTCCTTTGCTTCTGATGGTGAGAAtccaaaccagacattggcagCAGAGAAGGTTGCCTTGTCGAACACTGTGAGGTCATCTCCTAAAGTAACCGGAAATCATGTTCTCTCTTCAGGAAACAATTCCTCTCTTTCACAGCTTTTGGCATTT TCGCAAAACGTAAGCTTTGCTATGGATGCATCAAGAAAAGCACAGACCGCGTTTGCAATTGCTAACGGAAAATCGTCCGACACTCGATACAGTAGTAATGGCATGACATCCATCAAAAGGGCACTTGATTTCGATTTTCAGAACATGGAGAAATTGTTGCGTGTGGTGAGGCTTGCAATGGAATCCATAAACATGTGA
- the LOC108810430 gene encoding cysteine-tryptophan domain-containing zinc finger protein 7 isoform X2, with the protein MISMSNNSSTRREIGLGFGGGIEEEMMMEDSDFEEDSIHSYVSCVDPDLALSYIDDKLQNVLGHFQKDFEGGVSAENLGAKYGGYGSFLSMYQRSPLCKSPPPQVQHQVVSGSKCSASSAVPQVSVSGSTSKAPASDVLAKLKNFVKSSNIGTPDSKQKPVTKPSSSSAPLNHKTLKLRIKVGSSDNSSPKQCLNMPPSTSRVNCLSEFEERLLNGIHDSPTKILRAMVSFPLHKDQLLSPLSDDLIQLGKKGKIMADAGYVSLYKSDSKSKQDKLKEADKQSCEELVSKTLKLPLLSCLSPSYIHPAKEIDKLSDSYAEHVEDSSRGTNNKDLNAPLMGSKPELENNVVAFPERSVKGTESVNTRKDVYLTEGETPNSLVKVSKNETRNGDQILKSKLPEAHKSQKGSSRTSLRGKDTAVNIIDTTVVDKFQEDTGGSKDVCEGFFGNSGESKEQEQSSLVLKAKKESALKDSFDRVKNDVEACKHLRLVCEPDSKHPIKSSNLNEDQHNTKPSAKSEAKNHHSVEGGMENLGVVPERELSGTCKKQKTGKSRFSSVDQPGSNKLLDGVNKAMIAQASAHKVKDIAKASSHGGHEDRKRKQEEDKVSGDCLRLRETPVMESSGEKVRKKKRLKGSSCDGQELPFSNGSCDRDRGCSQENGRDSASHLPIRASSPSLICKDLGSEIIKTNVHEAKGSLVDSLAPSALNPRELKSGRNSEGDEHHDTDSTAGDTLKRCRDDCTAVEVKTKESRSKKRPTAKVSMESNKEGSREYQDPDTRLDTNSSHFSSPQNSDRLKTIRGKSNQLEVTAEKLKSKPAPPGGAGQVELMGRGTELSNTKEQMMRNDNHSVGSQNQKKNGSKHKDNVGSSPLKKESTSQTASNSIKEATDLKHMADRLKNVVSNHESTSVYFQAALKFLHGASILESSGTEHATHNSIARSNDIYGSTAKLCEFCAHEYEKNKDMGAAALAYKCMEVAYLRITYSSHGNINRYRSELQAVMQEIPSGESPSFASDGENPNQTLAAEKVALSNTVRSSPKVTGNHVLSSGNNSSLSQLLAFELSTYVASYSLPSS; encoded by the exons ATGATTTCGATGAGCAACAACAGCTCTACGAGAAGGGAAATAGGGTTAGGGTTTGGTGGTGGAATTGAGGAAGAAATGATGATGGAAGACAGCGACTTTGAGGAAGATAGCATTCATTCTTATGTTTCTTGCGTTGACCCTGATCTTGCCCTCTCTTATATT GATGACAAGCTTCAGAATGTATTGGGACATTTTCAGAAAGATTTTGAAGGTGGTGTCTCTGCTGAGAATTTGG GCGCAAAGTATGGTGGCTATGGTTCGTTTTTGTCTATGTATCAAAGATCTCCTCTTTGTAAGAGTCCACCACCACAAGTTCAACACCAAGTG GTGAGTGGATCTAAATGCTCAGCTTCATCGGCTGTACCTCAAGTATCAGTATCTGGCTCCACTTCTAAAGCTCCTGCTTCCGATGTTTTGGCCAAACTGAAAAATTTCGTCAAATCAAGTAATATAGGGACACCTGATAGCAAACAAAAACCTGTCACTAAACCTTCTTCTTCGTCTGCCCCATTGAATCATAAGACACTCAAACTCCGTATTAAAGTTGGTTCAAGTGACAACTCTTCACCTAAACAATGCCTCAATATGCCACCATCAACGTCTCGGGTGAATTGCCTGTCAGAATTTGAAGAACGGTTACTAAATGGGATTCATGATTCGCCGACCAAAATTCTTAgg GCTATGGTGTCGTTCCCTTTGCATAAAGATCAGCTTTTATCACCTCTCTCTGATGATCTTATTCAGTTGGGGAAGAAAGGAAAGATCATGGCAGATGCTGGATATGTTTCTCTCTACAAGTCAGACTCGAAAAGTAAACAGGATAAGTTGAAGGAGGCTGATAAACAGTCATGTGAGGAGCTGGTTTCTAAGACTCTGAAGCTTCCGCTTTTGTCCTGTCTATCACCGTCATATATCCACCCGGCAAAAGAGATTGATAAGTTATCAGATTCTTATGCGGAGCACGTTGAGGATTCATCAAGAGGAACAAACAACAAGGACCTAAATGCACCTTTGATGGGTTCAAAGCCTGAGCTGGAAAATAATGTAGTGGCTTTTCCAGAACGAAGTGTGAAGGGAACCGAAAGTGTTAACACAAGAAAAGACGTGTACCTGACAGAAGGTGAAACACCTAACTCGTTGGTTAAGGTTAGTAAGAATGAGACAAGGAACGGAGACCAAATTTTGAAGTCAAAACTGCCTGAAGCACACAAGTCCCAAAAAGGTTCAAGCAGGACTAGTTTGAGAGGCAAGGATACTGCTGTAAATATAATTGATACGACTGTAGTAGATAAGTTTCAAGAAGATACTGGAGGATCCAAAGATGTGTGTGAAGGATTCTTTGGTAATTCAGGAGAATcaaaagaacaagaacaaagTAGTTTGGTTCTTAAAGCTAAGAAGGAAAGTGCATTGAAGGATAGTTTCGACAGAGTTAAGAATGATGTAGAGGCATGTAAGCATCTTCGTTTGGTATGTGAACCAGATTCCAAACATCCTATCAAGTCGAGTAACTTGAATGAAGATCAGCACAACACTAAGCCGAGTGCTAAATCAGAAGCGAAGAATCATCATTCTGTTGAAG GAGGAATGGAGAATTTGGGAGTGGTACCTGAAAGGGAACTTTCTGGGACTTGTAAGAAACAAAAGACTGGAAAATCACGATTCTCTTCAGTAGATCAACCTGGATCCAACAAACTTCTGGACGGTGTAAATAAAGCTATGATTGCTCAAGCCTCAGCCCATAAAGTCAAGGATATTGCTAAAGCTTCCTCTCATGGTGGACATGAAGACAGAAAGAGGAAACAGGAGGAAGATAAAGTAAGTGGAGATTGTTTGAGACTTAGAGAAACTCCAGTAATGGAGTCAAGTGGAGAGAAAGTTAGAAAGAAAAAGAGGCTTAAGGGTTCAAGTTGTGATGGACAAGAGTTGCCTTTCAGTAATGGAAGTTGTGATAGGGACAGAGGATGTAGTCAGGAAAATGGTAGAGATAGTGCTTCTCATCTACCTATTAGGGCGTCGTCTCCAAGTTTAATATGCAAGGATTTGGGCTCTGAAATTATCAAAACGAATGTCCACGAAGCCAAAGGTTCGCTAGTTGACTCACTAGCGCCTTCAGCCTTAAACCCACGTGAGCTTAAATCAGGAAGAAACTCAGAGGGGGATGAACACCATGATACTGACTCTACTGCTGGTGATACGTTAAAAAGATGCCGAGATGATTGCACTGCAGTTgaagtaaaaacaaaagaaagtagAAGCAAGAAAAGACCTACTGCAAAAGTGTCTATGGAGAGTAATAAAGAAGGCTCAAGAGAATATCAAGATCCTGATACTAGGCTAGATACAAATAGTAGTCATTTTTCTTCTCCACAGAACTCTGATCGATTAAAAACTATTCGTGGGAAGAGCAACCAGTTGGAAGTGACCGCTGAGAAATTAAAGAGTAAACCAGCTCCACCAGGTGGCGCAGGTCAGGTTGAACTCATGGGCCGCGGTACTGAGTTATCAAATACAAAGGAACAGATGATGAGAAATGACAATCACAGTGTAGGTTCAcagaaccaaaagaaaaatggaagtaAGCATAAGGATAATGTTGGCTCAAGCCCTTTGAAAAAGGAATCCACGTCTCAGACTGCCTCCAACTCAATCAAAGAGGCTACAGATTTGAAACACATGGCTGATCGTCTTAAG AACGTTGTGTCCAATCACGAGAGCACTAGTGTTTACTTTCAGGCAGCCCTTAAATTTCTTCATGGTGCCTCCATTTTGGAGTCCTCTGGCACTGAGCATGCCACGCATAATAGCATCGCCAGATCCAATGATATTTATGGCAGCACAGCAAAACTTTGCGA GTTCTGTGCTCATGAatatgagaaaaataaagatatgGGAGCAGCTGCTCTTGCTTATAAATGTATGGAAGTAGCATATCTAAGGATAACTTATTCCTCCCATGGAAACATAAACAGATACCGATCTGAGTTACAAGCAGTTATGCAAGAGATTCCTTCAG GTGAATCTCCTTCCTTTGCTTCTGATGGTGAGAAtccaaaccagacattggcagCAGAGAAGGTTGCCTTGTCGAACACTGTGAGGTCATCTCCTAAAGTAACCGGAAATCATGTTCTCTCTTCAGGAAACAATTCCTCTCTTTCACAGCTTTTGGCATTT GAACTTAGTACGTACGTAGCATCATATTCATTACCATCATCATAA